ACAGTTATCAAATTTGAATTATCTTCTGATATGTCTATTCCAAGACCTGTTACAATAAACACATCTTCAACAAGCATACTATCCCAGCACCCAGTTATAATCACAAGTAAAGTCATAAGCATAAACAACGTAATTTTTCTATACATTGTTTTCACTCCTCTTAGAAAATATTACGCTTAGTACTAATAAAACAGTAGGTATAACGAGTGTAACCACTACACCAACTTTACTAATAATATCAGTTATTTTGGTTATTTCTACTAAATTATCAGGAGATATAGCACCAATAAAAACTATTGGGGCTAAATATAAACATATATTTTTTCTATCACTTAATTTAAATAATTGCTTTATTTCTACTGTTGCAGTATAAAATTGAATTGTTGCTGTAGTAAAAATCGCATATATCCAAAAATATATAAATGCTAAATCTACTCTTTCTAAAAATGGTAATCTTACGTCAAGTACATAGTTTATAGTAGGCATCCACATTTGCATTATCGAGGATTGAGGAAACACAATCAATTGTACTAAAACTATAAGTGTATATATTGTTACTACAAAAACAATCGAACCTACAGCAGATTTAGTCACTTTTTTTCTAGGCTTTACAAAAGGGAAATATACAAGTAGTACTTCAAATCCAAGAAAGGAATAGATAGCAGGCATTACTCCTTTTAGTATATTTAATATTCCTTCATTACCAACAGGTCTTATATTATAAAATGTAGGATTAGATATAACAGGTGGAAATATAAGTATCACTAAAGGTAATAATATGAAAAAGGTTATTTGAGAAAATCTTGCTAATACTTTGATTCCATTTCGACTTAGATATACACATAAAATTATCATAAAAAATATAATAACACCTTTAGGTGTATACCTTAAAAACCAAGTATTAAGTAGGTATGCTAAACTCCTCAATACTATTGCGCTAGAAGATATAGAAAATAAGATATATAAAAAAACTATAATGTATCCTAAAAATTTCCCTGTAATTTTGTGTATGTATTCTATAAAAGTCTCATTTGGAAATCTTTTTGCCAATTGAATTATTATTAATGTCCCAATTAATACAACTAGACCACCTATTATTGTAGATATCCAACCGTCTCTACCAGCTACTTCTGAAACAGCACTAGCAAGACTAAGCATCCCAGTCCCTACTATTGAAGAGGCTATGAAAGCAAATAACTGTCCTGATGACATCACATCATTTTTATCATATCTCATTTATTTATCCTCCCTTTTTGTAAATCCTGTCTATTCTTATCTTCACTATCAGGAGAGGTAGGTCTTTTCCTCATTGCCCATAAAGGTGCTCTTATCACGGTATCCTTTAAGTCCCTAATCTTTAAAGGTGTAAAAGGAGATAAATATGGGTTACCAAAGGATTCTAATGCACATAAATGTATAAGTATCCACAGCCATACAACTGCAATACCAAATATACCTAATGTAGCAGCAAAGAAAATCATAGGATATCTTAAAAATCTAATTGAATAGGAGGTGCTAAATCTAGGAATTACATATGCACCAATTGCTGTAATTGATACAATGATTACCATTGCTGGAGATGCAAGATTAGCAGACACTGCAGCTTGACCAATAACTATAGCCCCAACTACGCCTATTGACTGTCCTAATGTACCTGGTAATCGTAAGTTTGCCTCCCTTAATAAGTCTATAAGAATTTCCATAAGTAGTGCCTCTACAAAAGGAGGGAAAGGCACTTTCACTCTACCTTCTGCTAAGGTTTCTACTAGCTTTATAGGTATTAGTTGAAAATGAAAGCTAAGAAAGGCTACATATAAGGAAGGTAGTGAAGTTGCTACTAAAAAACCTAATACCCTTAGCAATCTCAAGGCACTTGCAAATAATGGTTTTTCATAATAGTCCTCAGGTGTCTGGTAAAAATTAACCATTATCG
This sequence is a window from Caldisalinibacter kiritimatiensis. Protein-coding genes within it:
- a CDS encoding GerAB/ArcD/ProY family transporter, which codes for MRYDKNDVMSSGQLFAFIASSIVGTGMLSLASAVSEVAGRDGWISTIIGGLVVLIGTLIIIQLAKRFPNETFIEYIHKITGKFLGYIIVFLYILFSISSSAIVLRSLAYLLNTWFLRYTPKGVIIFFMIILCVYLSRNGIKVLARFSQITFFILLPLVILIFPPVISNPTFYNIRPVGNEGILNILKGVMPAIYSFLGFEVLLVYFPFVKPRKKVTKSAVGSIVFVVTIYTLIVLVQLIVFPQSSIMQMWMPTINYVLDVRLPFLERVDLAFIYFWIYAIFTTATIQFYTATVEIKQLFKLSDRKNICLYLAPIVFIGAISPDNLVEITKITDIISKVGVVVTLVIPTVLLVLSVIFSKRSENNV